One Rhododendron vialii isolate Sample 1 chromosome 2a, ASM3025357v1 genomic region harbors:
- the LOC131317652 gene encoding uncharacterized protein LOC131317652, whose translation METIEHKTITANGINIHIAEKGQGPLVLFLHGFPELWYSWRHQILYMAAHGYRAVAPDLRGYSDTTGAPVHDSTKFTSLHVVGDIIALLDAIAPDEKQVFLVAHDWGAILAWFLCLYRPDRVKAYVSLSVHFTPRNPKMKTIETMRKYFGDDHYMCRFQEPGDIEAEFAQIGVREVVKKLLTYRHHGALYFPKGKRLGSFPHTSDTLPSWLSEEDVDYYTSKFEKNGFTGGINYYRALDLNWELTTPWTGAQVKVPAKFIVGDLDLVYNIPGVKEYVQGGGFKKDVPLLDEVVIMEGVAHFLNQEKPDEINQHILEYLKKF comes from the exons ATGGAGACGATAGAGCACAAGACGATCACAGCAAACGGCATAAACATCCACATagcagagaaaggccaaggcccACTTGTCCTCTTCCTCCACGGCTTCCCAGAACTCTGGTACTCATGGCGCCACCAAATCCTCTACATGGCGGCGCACGGCTACCGTGCCGTGGCGCCCGACCTCCGCGGCTACAGCGACACCACCGGAGCACCCGTCCACGACTCCACCAAGTTCACCTCCCTTCATGTCGTCGGAGACATCATTGCCCTGCTCGATGCCATCGCGCCTGATGAAAAACAG GTGTTTTTGGTTGCGCATGACTGGGGGGCGATTCTTGCGTGGTTTTTGTGTTTGTATAGGCCTGACAGAGTGAAGGCTTATGTGAGTTTGAGCGTCCATTTTACTCCCAGGAATCCTAAGATGAAGACTATTGAGACGATGCGCAAGTATTTTGGGGATGACCATTACATGTGCCGATTTCAG GAACCTGGAGATATTGAAGCTGAATTTGCCCAAATTGGTGTTAGAGAGGTGGTCAAAAAATTACTAACTTACCGCCATCACGGTGCATTATATTTCCCTAAAGGAAAACGATTGGGGAGTTTTCCTCATACTTCAGATACCTTGCCTTCTTGGTTATCAGAAGAAGATGTTGATTATTATACTAGCAAATTCGAAAAGAACGGGTTCACTGGAGGAATTAACTACTACCGAGCTTTGGATCT AAATTGGGAGCTCACAACACCCTGGACAGGGGCCCAAGTTAAAGTGCCTGCGAAGTTTATAGTGGGGGACTTAGACTTGGTATATAACATCCCAGGGGTCAAGGAATACGTACAAGGCGGCGGATTCAAGAAAGATGTGCCTCTGTTGGATGAAGTTGTCATCATGGAAGGAGTAGCACACTTCCTGAACCAAGAAAAGCCCGACGAGATCAACCAACACATTCTTGAGTACCTCAAGAAGTTCTGA
- the LOC131317654 gene encoding uncharacterized protein LOC131317654 translates to METIEHKTITANGMNIHIAEKGQGPLVLFLHGFPGLWYSWRHQILYMAAHGYRAVAPDLRGYGDTTGAPVDDCTKFTSLHVVGDIVALLDAIAPDEHQVFVVGHDWGAFMAWSLCLYRPDRVKALVNLSVHFMPRDPVMKPIAMFRGLFGDDHYMCRFQVPGDIEAEFAQIGARDVVKRFLTYRDPGTFYFPKGKGFGSFPDTPDILPSWLSEEDVDYYTSKFENNGFTGGINYYRAFDLNWELAAPWTEAQVKVPTKFIVGDLDLVYNIPGTKEYVHGGGMKKYVPLLEEVVIMEGVAHHLNQEKPQEINQHILAFINKY, encoded by the exons atggagacgATAGAGCACAAGACGATCACGGCAAACGGAATGAACATCCACATagcagagaaaggccaaggcccGCTTGTTCTGTTCCTCCACGGTTTCCCGGGGCTCTGGTATTCATGGCGCCACCAAATCCTCTACATGGCCGCTCACGGCTACCGTGCGGTGGCGCCGGACCTCCGTGGCTACGGCGACACCACCGGAGCACCCGTCGACGACTGCACTaaattcacttccctccatgtCGTTGGAGACATCGTTGCTCTTCTCGATGCCATTGCGCCTGATGAACACCAG GTTTTTGTTGTTGGGCATGACTGGGGCGCGTTCATGGCGTGGTCTTTGTGCTTGTACAGGCCCGATAGAGTCAAGGCTTTGGTGAATTTGAGCGTCCATTTTATGCCTAGGGATCCTGTGATGAAGCCTATTGCTATGTTTCGTGGGTTGTTCGGAGATGACCATTACATGTGCCGATTTCAG GTACCTGGAGATATTGAAGCTGAATTTGCCCAGATTGGTGCTAGAGATGTGGTCAAAAGATTCCTAACGTACCGCGACCCTGGCACATTTTATTTCCCTAAAGGAAAAGGATTTGGGAGTTTTCCTGATACTCCAGATATCTTGCCTTCTTGGTTATCAGAAGAGGATGTTGATTACTATACCAGCAAATTTGAAAATAACGGCTTCACTGGAGGAATTAACTACTACCGAGCTTTCGATTT AAATTGGGAACTCGCGGCACCGTGGACCGAGGCCCAAGTCAAAGTGCCGACAAAGTTTATTGTTGGCGATTTAGACTTGGTCTATAACATCCCCGGCACCAAGGAATACGTACACGGTGGCGGGATGAAGAAATACGTACCTCTGTTGGAGGAAGTTGTTATAATGGAAGGTGTAGCGCACCACCTCAATCAAGAAAAGCCTCAAGAGATCAACCAACACATTCTTGCGTTCATCAACAAGTACTGA
- the LOC131317658 gene encoding FCS-Like Zinc finger 15-like: MVGLGVVLDSTKGSNKPHVIVVNKADMIKPSDPSSPPPPPSPQPNHPNFSHWKSPSDHHQVTAAGGSFLDRCFLCQQKLLPGKDIFMYKGDRAFCSKECRCRQIFIDDNYFPLAPMKQPPTSSSSSSSPSSPSRKRTKNRANGFAY; the protein is encoded by the exons ATGGTGGGATTGGGCGTAGTGTTAGACTCAACAAAGGGTAGTAATAAGCCACATGTAATAGTAGTAAACAAAGCCGACATGATCAAACCTTCTGATCCCTCTTCTCCACCACCTCCGCCCTCACCTCAACCAAACCATCCTAATTTCTCTCACTGGAAATCTCCTTCTGATCATCATCAAGTCACAGCTGCAGGGGGTAGTTTTCTGGACCGTTGTTTTCTCTGCCAGCAGAAACTCTTGCCTGGCAAAGACATCTTCATGTACAA AGGGGACAGGGCATTTTGTAGCAAGGAGTGCAGGTGCAGGCAAATATTCATAGACGACAACTACTTCCCGTTGGCTCCCATGAAACAACCACCCacctcatcctcctcctcatcatctCCCTCCTCTCCTAGTCGGAAAAGGACCAAAAATCGGGCAAATGGGTTCGCGTACTGA